The genomic stretch CTATACGCCGGGGCCTGACAACGAGCCACCCCCAGTGAACGCATGCGTGTGCGTGTGGGAGAGCCGTTTGCCTGCTCTGTTCAGTATCAGACGATGACAGATTGACAGGAGACATCACATTGCCGGCCACAAAGTCCACTAACCTCCGTATAAATTTGCGCTCTTTCCGTGCGTGGCCGTGGAGAAATTAACGTGCGCGCGGTAGATTGCGTTTTGTGCGGAACGCGTCGGTACGCATTTTTCACGTCGAACCTGCTTGCTTGTCTGATTGTCTCGTTCAGCACGTTGCGTGACTAAATTAGGATGGCAATGGGCGATCGAGGAAGGCGCATCCACTACAGTACTCACACAGCGGCTACATACATGTAGACCAGCAAAATCTTTCGATCTGCCACCGCGGTAGTTGCATTATGTGCTCCCCGCAAAACAAAAAAAGTTGCACTATGTGCGACGGATGGGAGACCATCACGTGGAAAAAAGACGGCAATCttgttttccttttgttctttttcTCTTGCACGTGGAAGAAGTAGCATCAGTCTCATAGAAATTAGTGGTGAATTTCCTTTCAAAACTAAAAATGCTACTCTCTCTGGTCCTTTTTAATTAACTCGGATTTAgtataactttatactaaatccgagtcaattaaaagaaacCGGAGTGAGTGCAATACTTTTTCTAGAGTATTCCATCTTTTGTGTATTTTAACAAGATATTTAGATAAACGTGACTATAAATGTAAGTGTTGTATCCTACACATGATTTAGATATTGGGCCATTCTACTAGAATACTAAGTTATACAAACATGCTAGAATATTTCATTATAATTTTATGTTGTTAACTAAGAAAAAATAATTTGATGAGAAATAGACCTCTACATAGTATTATGTATGTATGTACCTACGAATACGAGTTCTCGGTAAATATCATTACTGTATTTTGCTCTACAGACAACGCGTCTATGCAAAAGATTGCATGAAAACCTTATTGATTATCCCACACACTCTTAGGTTGCGTGAGTGTAATTATGCATGACAAGGATACAAAAGAAaagtccaaataatgttccttatgCTGAAATATAATtagaaacaaaacacaaaaaatagaaTAATAGTTATGATGTAAGACATGCAATCCTATTTAATTTAGTCAATGTTTAGTCTCATAATTGATCCACTATACGACAATTAAATCCATCAAAGTTTTCTAGGTGATAAAACGTACCATAATCATTAAAGCATCAAATGCAAAAAGCTTCTCGCGGCGTATGTTGCGTGTTTACTCTCTTTGTTGTGTTATTTCAAATTACTACATTACATATACATTGTTTAAACCATAAGAGGTGCACTATAAAGACATGTTTTTTGTATGGTAAGTCATAACTTTACAACACCGGGTCAGACTAAACAGTCTAAATTGAATGTTTTGCATGATTTATTTTCTTTGCCTCCACACTCTTGTGATTTCTAGCTGGATTTTGATCTCTGACTTCAAGAATTGACTGTGATTTGCTAATTATCATCGGCAACCACTTAAAAGATATCTACAAATAGGAAGAGGCAGGAAAATGCAGAACTGGTACTTCATCAATGACAACCTCGTCCCATAAAAAGTCAATATCAATCTATATATGCTTGGTTTTCTGGTGTGGTATAGTGTTTGCAATTATGCACATTAGGTACACATTATTGATGTATAAAATAGTTTATTTTGACATCGGGAcatgaagaacccgcaaaatatgTCGAATCCAACATTTCTCTGCAACATGTGGGAAAAGCGATTTGTATTCCTATTCGACACTAGATCGTGGAAAGGTAAATGTCTCCTAGAGGACTAATAGATGAGATTGTCATGATACAAGATTTAGagactttttttttcgaaatggacaaGATTTAGAGACTTAATGTGTATCTTCTCATGTTAGGAACTTCCCCAATCAACATCAAAACAAGCAACGAGAGAATGATATGAGATGGAGCATTGTGCATGACATTATCAATTGTGCCTTTGATGTACCAAATGATTCACTTGACAAGACTAAAATAAGCAGATTTGTGGGTATGCATAAAAAGATATGCATGTTATCTGACATATGAGAGATCATGTCGAGTGATAGGTAGGTAATGCAAAGCACAAATGAGACTACGATATTGGGTAGGATTATCTAAGGGTTTGACACCATGTAGAGAATGTTTAGATCCGAAACGGGTAGGGGTTTGGCAATATTATAATTGCCCATGGCAATGCAGTGGATAATGTCCAGTGCATATGGCACTGAGAAAGAAGAAGGCTGGAGGTAGATTGTGTGACATAtatgcctagaaaatgtgaaaggGGTCCAATATCGGTCATGGAAAATTCTAGTTCTAAAGATGTGATGATTTGGCTAAGGAAGTGACAGAGCAATAGCATCATGattatgtcatcaacatataacaaaaAATAGGCATATGCGTGGGAAAGATTTGAAGATAAATAGCGAGGCACCACACTTTGATGCTATAGAACCCAAAGAGGTAAAACTTTGAAACTGGGCACCGGGAGCTTTTCTAAACCATTCAAATACTTTTGTAACATGGAACGTGAGAGGGAGCATGTCTACAACCCTAAGGGTCGTGGACTATAGGCCATTTCAGCTAGGTTGTCAAGTAAAAAAGTGTTTCGTATCTACTTGATGAATGGATCAAGAGGAGGCATCAGTAGAGAGGACAACCCCAATGGTGCAGGACTCCACAACCGGTTAAGGCATTTTGTAGTCGATGCCATGCTCCTGAGAGAAACCTCCTATGACCCATCAAACATTGTAATGTGTGAAGTGCCATCGCGAAAATCCCATATACAGCTAACAATGTTGGCAGCAGAAGTCCAGGAGGAAGACAAGACCCCACAACTCGTTCTCAATCAAAGCATCATATCCGAGTTGCTCATGGCACCTGATCTGCTCAATTCTGGTGTTTAAGTGCTGCAAGGTAGGCAAGGTGGTGGAGATATCGTTGGCGAATTGAGGAGCAAGTTAGCCTTAAAGTTGCTTTTAAAACTATTAGTCAGAATATCGTGTGCAAGATTCAAAAATATTATCGTTTTTTTTTCTTGAGATCCACAAATATTATCGTTAGTTAGTTTAAAAAGGGATCTTGATCTGGAATCTCAGATTGAAAGTAATGCCTTTTTGAAATTTTAGAACAGTTTTGCATGTCGCCCAGCAAATGTACTAACTGCAACATAGAGAATGTTCTACTGTCTATAGCATATATATACACAATAACAGTTACAGTATATTGTCATTCCAGAATAAACTCAATAATTCCTCGGTCATCTCCCCCAACCAAAACAATACTGATCAGAGTCTTATGCACAAAATGGCCTGAAATAACGACCCACAAAACGAACTGTGGATGATAAAGAAAGTGTCATAGGAATCCTCCAGTAACAACACAATTTCATCTATCTCCCAAGCAGACGGCGAGTTCGAGTGTTAGCCCCCTTGACCCTATAGTTAAGTTCGTCAAAGTCCTTCTCTGCATGACCCAAGTCGCTTGTTTGCCTGAAACCAACCAATGTACAAAAGAGCATGTCACCACTTAGCCTGTGTAAATCTTACACCCtgaagcattagcaacaatgctaAAATATAACTACAGAAATGTTGCACTAGATATCGACACTGTTGAATGGTAACTCTGATATTTGGAGAATAAAGTGCTATGGATAAGGGaataaaatatattttgtacAACATTAACAAGCTAGGAAAAATGCCTATTAGGTTGTGATCTGCAAGTAAGAATAGTGAAGTGTGAGGCATTTACCTGCCAATCTCAGATCCCATGTCAACGGCCATGCCTTTCAGCTCCGTGAGTATGTCGCTGAGATCAGATAGGGCATCGTCCTGCTTTGCCTTCTCCACCTGACAAGATGAACCAGATCATCAGAAAATACATAGTGTCGACATAGTATCACTCCCAGACATGAATCCAGAACGGAAAATTTGAGGCATTCATAGCGATTATATGTACCTCAACTTTCTGGAGCCCTGTCGTAGGTTCAGAAAGGGCTTCTCGTGATTTGGACCGACGTGGACGACCTGTCAGTCCCAAATTCTGCCTTTGCTCCAAATGGTTGCCCTTGCGTATGAAGGAATCATCTGCATCCATGCCATTCCATCCGTTCAGTTACAACTTACAAGTAGCATGGAATGGTGACACCAAAGTACAATTTGCTCATGCCAGTAATAATCGTTCTTGTAATCTTGTTTAAGATTCCACTGGAAAGAGTTTACCTCTGGTTAGCATAGGACCCTTGATTGCCCCATTCTTCTTAGGCTTCCAAGTCTTGGAAAACAAGCCTCCAAGATCCCCTAGCAGCTTTTCCCCCTGAAAATAAGTTTGGCAGAACAAAATGCACCGTCAGAAACTTGTTCATCTAAGCAAGGATCAATTCATCGGCATGAACTCGTGACTTCATGCGTCAACTTAAATTATCCTAAGCAACTAGTTCCaacttcaaaaaaaataaaagaaaatactaGTTTCTACTAGTTTGGTAATGTAATGTTTTGAGTAAGCGTAGTTCCAAGCTTCCAACAGTGATCTTGGTTCAAAAGGAGTTGTCAACAAAATTGGGCTAATCAATGAGAAGTTGTCAACTTTTGCGGTCCTGTTCATCTAAGCAATGAGAAATTTATCATCATAAACTTGCGACTTCATGCCTCAGTTTAAATTATCCTAAGCAATTAGTTCCAGCTTCAGAAATTTCCATAGCTAATACTACTACAGTAGTTTCTAATAGTTTGGTAATGTGATTTTTGGGGGTAAGTCTAGTTACAAGCTTCTTATCTTAGTTCAGAAGAAAAAGTTCTGAGCAAAATTAGACTAATCAGTAACGATGTCTAGAAAGGAGAAAGCAAGATCCTGTACGTACCCTGGAGAGATCCTGGTCGATGTCTTGGGCCATGGCGTGGGTGCGCCTGATCTGCTGGCCCTGCTGGTGGACGGTGACGAGCGTCTTGGACGCGGTGTCCCGCATCTCCTCCGCGATCCTGAGGCAGCCGTCCACCCGCTGCGTGGTCTCCTCGGCCTTGTAGGCCGCGTAGCCCTCGAGCTCCTGCACGGACTGGCCGTCCACGCCCCCGGAGTCGCGGAAGTCGTTCCTGTACCGGCTCCtggccgccgacgacgacgacgaggaggcgaACCCCGACGAGGGCCCGGTCCTCTCCTCGGCGCCGCCGGCGAAGAGGGAGCCCCGCTGGTCGGCCGCGGGGATGGGCGCGGAGGAGGCCCGCGCCGGCGGCCTCTGCTGCGTCGCTCCGCCGTCGTCCGAGTCCGAGTCGAAGGGGTTCCGGGAGGAGGCGCCGTGGCCGTTGCCGGCCGCGGCAGCCTTCTTCTTGGACGTGAAGTAGGACCTGGCGCCGCTCATGGCGAAATTCTTGGGGCCGAAGTGCCGAAGCAAGATTGATTCTTGGGACCTATGGATGATTGGGGCGCCGTAGAGCTGGGATGGCAGGGCCTGGAGATTGGGCAAGAACGAGGGAGAGGAGGATAACTTGACAGCGGCTATATAACAGTAGTAAGCAGTAGACCTGAGAAGGAAGGAAGAAGAGGTAAAAAAAAATGGGGACCCGGTCGCTtcaattgccaccaccaccttctcccttTCCGTCTGTGAAGAACGAGTACCAAGACTTCTTCTTCGTCCCGCGCACGCGCTTCCTGTCTGCCggggagacgaagaagaaggggatGGATGGATTGCGAGAGGAAATTAAAGCCGAAAACTGATTACGTGACGGGTGATGGCGTGGTGGTTAATTGTTTAGACGTGTGGAATTGGTTGCCGGATCACGATACGCATGTCGCAGGAAGCAGACGCGAAGCTCCGGCCGTGCGCGTTGACGCGAAGAAGAGAAGGTGTGGTTCGCGCGGCCAGCGGTTATGGCTTTCTAGAATCGGCGCCCAAACGCTGACGCTTCAAAGCTCAAACCGTGGCAATCGGTTCATCCTCTCCAAATTTTGCAGGATTGGAGATCACACGGATAGATTGTTTCAAAATCACTTCCTTTTGCGCCGTGCCAGCTCCGACGGAACATATCCCTAAACTCGTACCGAAAATTACGACATAAACAACAACAATTACCACATGAAACTTGAACATAATAGATGCATTCAACAACATGACGAACATAAACATGTGTTAGCGGAACATGTACTCGGAAAACATGTTGAACAGGTAAACATGAGCACAATGTACATATCGATCGTTTGCACACGAAGCTATATATAGGAGGTTCCTTACTGGTCTAGCCCTAGTAGTTATGCTGAATCGCCCATGATCATCACAAGTGCCTCTTAGCCCAAATTTCGCTAGACAACATGCGAAAACGAGACAATACGAGCTCGGTGAGAAAAATGTCCTAAGCATCCATTAAAAAGACAATACAAGCCAGTTTTTGAAAATTTCATGATTTTTAAACAAATTAACAAAAAAGAGGGAGGAAGAAGGTACTATACGACCGCTACTGATAGATAGCTATGACCAAGTcatacagaaaaataaaatagaagaaaaaagaaacaaagtgaTTAGAATAGATGGGCTGGCCCATCTACCGATTGATTTGAGCGAGTCGTACACCGACTCGCTATAGGCGAGATATAGCGTCTCCGACTAGTAACACCTCGACCTGAAGCATGAAAGGCCATCAACCGTAAAACTTCACAATCCGGGTttccttttgttttatatttctcTTAATCAGAAGGCTAATACTGTAGTTGGGAAAGCTAGCATCCATTACGTATAACCGTGCATGTTCTATTTTCCAAAATGAAATGCTATTGTATCTAGAGTATTCCACCTTTGTAGTTTTAACATGATATAATTTTAAGACTTCTAGACTtgaatttgatcaataaatggctgtgtgcatctatttgatgcagaggccgggtgataCCCATTTCTAAATAAAAAAAAGTTTTAACATGATATATGCTATATGTTGGGATCGTGTAAACATGACTACATATATGTTTTATATCCTATGAATGATTTAAATATAGGGCCATCTTACTAGAACATTTAGTTATAATTTTTTTATTACTAATGAGAAGAAACCTGAATAACAAAAAGTTGTGTCCATCTCTCAATGCAGAGACTAGAGCTTTTGTTCCTCTTTTcaagaaaaaagagaaagaaacctCCAAATAGTTGGTACATTCTTGGAGATCCTTGATTAACatcattattattttctataaacCAACATATGTACGCGCAAAAGATTGCATGTAGGTCATTAATTAACTCACGAGTAAAGTCCATAATCTACATAACCATGTATCATATAAGGACGGGGAAATTAATAGAAAAACAAATAATGTCCCAAACATAAACATGTAACTAGAAACAAATTTCAGCAAATAAAATAATATGTATTGTTTAAGACATGCAATGCTATTTAATTTAGTCAATACTTAGTCTTATAGTTGATTCAGAACATCAAGAGGTCGTCTTTCTTTTGTACTAACCCAATTTGTTTCCCGCTTATATGCAACATTAGCCTCAATTGTGCAATAAGTGAGCAATTTTTTAGTATGTTACTTCATGAAATTGATGAATAATTCAGAttaatagaaaaaaaaagaaacttaTGTGTGTAATTTTGTAAGGTCTTGATGGAATTGTAATAAAAAGTGATTGCTACCAAGACTAACTTGAGTTCAGCTATGGTGCTTAGATTTATTTATGTTGAAGTTCATTTTGAGCCAAATCAAGCAATTAAAAAATGATTATTAGCTAAAGCTACAATGACATTTTTTTGCTTGAAAAGAATTGAATGAAGTTGACTTATTGTTAAAAGGATTATAAACAAACATACAACTGAATCCATTATGATAATATTCTCTTCTTTAATAACAAAAACTCATTAATGTTGGAGTTTGGACTATAGAGATCACCGATACATTGTATGTTTGGTTTATCCCTGAGATTTGCTATGTCCAATAACACAAAATTAGCTGGCTAATTTATCTTTTGTTGAGGTTTCACTTGTCCATGAGATGGCTTAGATTGGTTTATAAAAATTACCCACGAAACTTAGTGACCAAATTTATtcccgtctctctctctctccctctcactgCCTCTCCTTGTATTATCATGTGCCCTCATCATTGTGTTGGTAACTTATTTCATGGGTATTGGgaggagtgatgacccacaagtatagggggtgtatcgtagtatcttcgataagtaagaatgtcgatcccaacgaggagcagaaggtgttgacaggcagttttgatgaaggattcactgtaaatgctcacagacaagtattcagggggttttgatgtaacagatgaataaagtacaagtaagtaaaatgcgagagaaataattgcagcgagtggcccaatcctttttagcacaaaggacaagccggtttgtttttacttataatgaccaaacgttcttgaggacacacgggattttagtctagtgctttcgctacatgcagatgattaatcttcattgttttgataagtgttgtgtgggtgaacctatgctaatgtaccgcccttcctaggactaatacatacttgtgattataccccttgcaagcatccgcaactacaagaaagtaattaagataaatctaaccacagaccttaaactcgagatcctgcgatccctcccgcatcgatataccaacggggtttaggtttcgtcaatccggcaaccccgcaattggcaaacgagtacaagatgcattccctagacccataaatggtgaagtgtcgtgtagtcgacgttcacacgacaccactagaagaataacaccacaacttaaatatcataacattgaatattactcaaccataattcactactaacatttagacttcacccatgtcctcaagaactaaacgaactactcacgagacatcatatggaacatgatcagaggtgatatgatgatgaataacaatctgaacataaaccttggttcaatgattTCACTCAatggcatcaataacaagtagaaatcagtaccgggagagtttcccctatcaaacaatgaagatcaaacccaaattgctacagcggtgacgatgtccagcggtggagatggcggtgatgatggtggagatgatgatgatggtgatggagatgatgtccagctcgatggcggtgacgatggcgtcgatttccccctccgagggaatttccccggcggattcctcgcccgccggagagctctttctctctcggtgttctccgccccgcgaggcggccgtaacccttcgtgagaattcctctcgtggcttaggtcttcgggacgaagggtttcgcgaagaaaaggaggcgaaagaggctgaggggccccacaccacatggtggcgcgccgggccatgggccgcgccgcctatggtgtgggcccaccttgggtccactcggctcccccttccggcttccttcgtcatccggaaaataggatttttggtaaaacttccttccacagcttgatcttccgaaatattgcatcctgacggtgctttttccagcagaatcctggctccggtgctcgatctccaaataatcatgaaacatgcaaaatagatgaaataacataagtattgtgccccaatatgaaatatatcaatgaataatagcaaattatgatataaaatagtgatgcaaattggacgtatcaaggagctAAATGAGAGTGCTTGCTACATAAACAAGAAGTGTGTCGCTCCCTCCTTATTGGAGATTTGGAACAAACATCAGAGGAACCTAGCTACGGAGGAGCTAAATGAGAGTGTGTGCTTGCTACAAAACAGAGAAGTGTGTCTCTTGCAAGCAACTTCTTCCTTGCAAAATTTTGCTGCATACCACGATGTGCTACATTGAATCGTCATGGCGTGCCAGGTGTCATAGCGGGAGCTCGTGCAAGGGTTCTTCCTAGCCTCGATGCCTCGGTCCTTGGTAAGAAGGGAGATGAGGAATCAAGGGATGTTGGCGGACGAAGGTGGGAAGTTGGAGCTCATGCGGGAGGCTCGATGGCCGGCTTCGGGGTGCCTCGTCTCTTTTAGCACTCTGAATACACAAAGTGAGCCGTTGACCATGAATCTCACATCATGGGCCGCCGACTAGGAAAAAGACCAAAACTGGATAATGTGAATGATATGAGTGTGTTTCAAGTGGTTTTAGCTTTTTAGGGGCTTTTAGACCCGAAGTGTGGTTTGAGTTTGTAACTTCAACTCAGCTACAAGTTGAGAGCAAAAAAATATACTTTTCTCAAAATGAACTAGAGTTTGTTTTTCATGACAGTGAACTACGATTGGGCAAAGGAgcattttcaaacaaaaaaagttTGACAACCATTGAAGCAAATACCAACTTGTTTGGTACCCTTTGGTCACAATCTAGGTTTCTTTTTTGAGCGGATGGTCGAGTGAGACATACCAAATGTGCGCACGGCCCACCTTTTCTTGGTAGATGGCCCAGATCCCACCTTTACTTTGAAGATGGCCCACGGCCCACTTTGAAAAGCCTCTTAATACTGCAACTTATCATCCAAATGTGCCCATGCTCATGGCCTTTTCGCCCAGCAAAATCACGCCTTCAATCTACGCTCGCGCCGTACGTGAAAAGCCAGCTGCGGCGCACAAAAGTCTAAAATCGAGGCGCCGCGCGCGACATGGAAACTGGCGAGTGCGATACCGCATCAGCCACGCACAAAATGGTGGCGTCGATCCATCCACGACGTACACTCGCACACGGCCGCCATGCTGCGCCGGCTGCTCGAGATCACGCGCAGCCGTCCACGACGCAGCTCACCGGCCGGCGGGCTCGGGGCTCCAACCCGAGCAGAGGATACCCAGCACTGGACCACGCGTTCACGCAACTCAAACGTAAACGATGATGATGCATGCGTGCGCGAGGTCCACTCTTCTCTACTCTACCATGGGACATGACATTGCCCTGCAGACCACAAAGTCCACCTTTGCGATGAACGCTTTACGACGCATGCATTTCTCTCGTTTCAGCACGTTGCGTGACCAAATTAGGATGAGGGGCAGTTGCCTCTTTGGGACCCTGCCCTGCCCGTTGTGCGTTCCGATCGAATCGATCATTGGCGAGAAGAGGAAAGCGCCaacacgtacgtacgtacgtagcgGCTacgtatctattgagcagcgctctcatattaaagcttatggtaaacttgcatactcaatcatattaatcattgatgactttcaaagctatattcagtcagggtaaaacttgtactaaacaagaaagagtaaaggcatgatgaagcaaatcacaatataatagtttgatcacaacaactcaaatgcttgcttgagatagagggaaataggtttactgactcaacataaagtaaaagacaggcccttcgcagagggaagcagagattaaatcatgtgctagagctttttcagttttgaaatcatataaagagaataaaagtaaagttttgagaggtgtttgttgttgtcaacgactggtagcgggtactctaacccccttgccaaacagacctccaaagatcggctcccatgaaggacgttatccctaccagcaaggtagatcatccctcttctcttttgtttacacatgtattttagttcatttaaggatgacactccccccaacctttgcttacacaagccatggctaaccgaatcctcgggtgccttccaacaatctcataccatggaggagtgtctattgcaaaattaagttgcttactgatgaatcagggcaaaacatgtgaagagaattattaatgaaagttgattaattgggactgggaaccccgttgccagctcttattgcaaaattataggataagtggatgaagccactagtccattagtggaggctgcctaacaagactgaaagattaaacaccacatacttcctcatgagctataaaacattgacacaaataagaagtaataagttttgaattgtttaaaggtagcacatgaagtagttacttggaatggcagaaaataccatgcagtaggtagatatggtggacacaaatggcataggtttgggttcaggtttggatgcacgagaagtattccctctcagtacaggtctttggctagcaaggttaattagcaagcataggagttgagggaaacaaacaaatatacatgtgatagaaacaatcatgcatcttacttgtaagcacaaatagttttaactttagaatactaagctaagaactgataagaaagataataatatcttctacatgtatttcctctattcctcttgaactcaaagtgttgttactattgaccattgctaagtttgccaaaaccaaatagatttacttaatgctcccaaagtggtaccaatactaaaatcaagatcaatcatatagtagaaattgcaaactaaaataaggtgtgcaatatgtaaatgataagacttctcattaatattccataacgataactcacaccaagggatacatagacaaactaaaggagagatacttccacattgcaacccatctcatacgataacttccctactcatgatatgacactacttgatagtaaaaagtaaaaggtagtgataatctgataccgcggcactcccccaagcttggaacaaaccaaggggtatgccaataccgatgatggattactcctttggtgatggtggtgatgaatccctcatgcgcttcttacagatctccttcgacTTCAGACTTGTCGacttggcaaatctgcactaagtctcgaagagattcattgttatctgaagtcggcgatgacgaacctgtgacgggcatcaagtaatatcccagcattctacggagtcggtaattctcctccctgagtatccccacttctcttcttagagcccggtattgaccgcaAAACTCattggtagtccgtagagcttcttccaacacagggaaagagtcgaggccaagagcaggggtaagggtccctgcaagttatgagagaaagaacgacgagtatcaacagatcccaccaagacttgcttactccccacagcttgttgctcttgttttgatgacacccttctcacttcttccttcgaaagccctttgcccttgttgtcggaggccatggtgcttctaaactgaaaacagatcctggcagaaacagctcgaaacaaaacacgtcgagaaaacgatatacggacctccaggggtccgggggattttataataaaaattttcagaacaaacggaaagtaccgagtCGAACcgcagtcggaaa from Lolium rigidum isolate FL_2022 chromosome 4, APGP_CSIRO_Lrig_0.1, whole genome shotgun sequence encodes the following:
- the LOC124649832 gene encoding SNAP25 homologous protein SNAP33-like translates to MSGARSYFTSKKKAAAAGNGHGASSRNPFDSDSDDGGATQQRPPARASSAPIPAADQRGSLFAGGAEERTGPSSGFASSSSSSAARSRYRNDFRDSGGVDGQSVQELEGYAAYKAEETTQRVDGCLRIAEEMRDTASKTLVTVHQQGQQIRRTHAMAQDIDQDLSRGEKLLGDLGGLFSKTWKPKKNGAIKGPMLTRDDSFIRKGNHLEQRQNLGLTGRPRRSKSREALSEPTTGLQKVEVEKAKQDDALSDLSDILTELKGMAVDMGSEIGRQTSDLGHAEKDFDELNYRVKGANTRTRRLLGR